The following are encoded together in the Paludisphaera mucosa genome:
- a CDS encoding phosphopantothenoylcysteine decarboxylase domain-containing protein, with product MKVVVTGGGTSAPIDDVRVITNVSTGRTAAAIAEACLDRGDEVWHVHAPHAEPPILRSARCDLDADPRAEGERLERLRRRWREARGRLHLRPLPVGTVAEYAEALRAVLTAGPIDVAFLPMAVSDYEPEPRVGKISSKLDGLTIPLRRTPKVIRSVRDWAPSAYLVGFKLQSGVATDELIRQARDACLINRADLTVANDLRDVRAGRHTFHLVRPGRPTETLEPGPDLAARLVDRVRTWAGDPDRP from the coding sequence ATGAAGGTGGTCGTGACCGGCGGCGGGACGTCCGCCCCCATCGACGACGTGCGCGTGATCACGAACGTGTCGACGGGCCGGACCGCCGCCGCGATCGCCGAGGCCTGCCTGGACCGCGGCGACGAGGTCTGGCACGTCCACGCCCCGCACGCCGAGCCGCCCATCCTGCGGTCCGCCCGCTGCGACCTCGACGCCGACCCCCGCGCCGAGGGCGAGCGGCTCGAACGGCTGCGGCGCCGCTGGCGGGAGGCCCGCGGCCGGCTCCACCTGCGGCCCCTGCCGGTCGGGACGGTCGCCGAGTACGCCGAGGCGCTCCGCGCCGTCCTGACGGCCGGGCCGATCGACGTCGCCTTTTTGCCGATGGCGGTCTCGGACTACGAGCCGGAGCCCCGCGTCGGCAAGATCAGCTCGAAGCTCGACGGCCTGACGATCCCGCTGCGGCGGACGCCGAAGGTGATCCGGTCGGTGCGCGACTGGGCGCCGTCGGCCTACCTCGTCGGCTTCAAGCTCCAGTCGGGCGTGGCGACCGACGAGCTGATCCGCCAGGCCCGCGACGCCTGCCTGATCAACCGCGCCGACCTGACCGTCGCCAACGACCTGCGCGACGTCCGGGCGGGCCGCCACACCTTCCACCTCGTCCGCCCCGGCCGCCCGACCGAGACCCTGGAGCCCGGCCCCGACCTCGCCGCCCGCCTCGTCGACCGGGTGCGCACCTGGGCGGGGGACCCGGATCGCCCCTGA
- a CDS encoding isocitrate/isopropylmalate family dehydrogenase — MNRPSYRVTELLGDGIGAELSEAVHRLAEALPVQLEFVPVDLRVENRRARGKALYDEAVATILETKVALKHPTATTEESPNAVLRRRLDLSVIHRPVYTIPGVPTNFRRELDLDIVRIATGGTYDDPGRMIGDDGAVSLRIVERRPVREAARYAFNLARKTSKRVTSASKYTIQKATDGLFEKVAQEVAGQFPEVPHSVELFDALLGKVIMAPEKFQIVLVLNEYGDFLSDMACGLAGSLGIGASSNLAFDASAVVRVALFDAAHGTAPDIAGKHLANPTAIFLAFSMLLYQLGEIGLGQAVKNATLDLLREGVRTPDLGGGESTESFTEAVAKEVARRVGEKAGPPPAA; from the coding sequence ATGAACCGTCCGTCCTATCGCGTCACGGAGCTGCTCGGCGACGGCATCGGGGCCGAGCTGTCCGAGGCGGTGCACCGCCTGGCCGAGGCGCTCCCCGTCCAGCTGGAGTTCGTCCCGGTCGACCTCCGCGTCGAGAACCGTCGCGCGCGGGGCAAGGCGCTCTACGACGAGGCGGTGGCGACGATCCTCGAGACCAAGGTGGCGCTCAAGCACCCGACGGCGACCACCGAGGAGAGCCCCAACGCGGTGCTCCGCCGCCGCCTGGACCTCTCGGTCATCCACCGGCCGGTCTACACGATCCCCGGCGTGCCGACCAACTTCCGCCGCGAGCTGGACCTGGACATCGTGCGGATCGCCACCGGCGGCACCTACGACGACCCCGGCCGGATGATCGGCGACGACGGCGCGGTGAGCCTGCGGATCGTCGAGCGGCGGCCGGTCCGCGAGGCCGCCCGCTACGCGTTCAACCTGGCGCGTAAGACGAGCAAGCGGGTCACCAGCGCGTCGAAGTACACCATCCAGAAGGCGACCGACGGCCTGTTCGAGAAGGTGGCGCAGGAGGTCGCCGGCCAGTTCCCCGAGGTGCCGCACTCGGTCGAGCTGTTCGACGCCCTGCTCGGCAAGGTGATCATGGCGCCGGAGAAGTTCCAGATCGTGCTGGTGCTCAACGAGTACGGCGACTTCCTCTCGGACATGGCCTGCGGCCTGGCCGGCTCGCTGGGGATCGGGGCCAGCTCGAACCTGGCGTTCGACGCCTCGGCCGTCGTCCGCGTGGCCCTGTTCGACGCCGCCCACGGCACCGCGCCCGACATCGCCGGCAAGCACCTGGCGAACCCGACGGCCATCTTCCTGGCGTTCTCGATGCTGCTCTATCAGCTCGGCGAGATCGGCCTGGGCCAGGCCGTGAAGAACGCGACGCTCGACCTGCTGCGCGAGGGGGTCCGGACGCCCGACCTGGGCGGCGGCGAGTCGACCGAGTCGTTCACCGAGGCCGTGGCGAAGGAGGTCGCCCGCCGCGTCGGCGAGAAGGCCGGGCCGCCGCCGGCCGCCTGA
- a CDS encoding amino acid permease — protein MPVGDDSAQPASKPRPSASQVLVVTSVMFTFISYWRTAAIVLCDLASTAYYIGGIVESQIGRAAPWFILGVMLFSYAVRNVYIESCAMFVRGGVYRIVKEAMGRQAAGLAVSALLFDFILTGPISGVTAGQYIIGLVNDLLNLGPASPIIANQDLLSSLIAIAVTVYFWRVNIKGIHESSDQALKIMGATTVMAVVLIVWCLATMAVDGSKRHLPPVTPDFSRKVDAQGKPVLDPFERQVDPLGFLGHTAVAEALRPEAITGHWWSLVGVFGLVVAFGHSVLAMSGEETLAQVYREVESPKLKNFKKAAFIVFVYSLLLTSLISFFAVMIIPDDVRMSQYSGNLIGGLAMHVIGPQWARLGLNALVVVVGFLILSGAVNTAIIGSNGILNRVSEDGVLPDWFLKPHPRYGTTSRLINLVGVLQIVTILLSRGHVLTLGEAYAFGVIWSFVFMSLSMLILRFRRPGEREYEVPFNIRIGRVDVPVGMTLIFLVLAMASMANLLTKEVATISGVVFTAAFFAVFQVSDHLRRRREGSGGHEHLEQFNQQEADKVSVASLGLTRPYRKLVAIRSPHNLGMLQKCLDETDPETTDVVVMTANVLPKGSADFEATITDYDRQLLTAVVNLAESAGKSVKPLIVPTNEPLYALAQTARTIGAQELIMGMSNKFNPEDQLDQVALYWLNICGPRPDPLSIRVLGPDRDVRLDIAGGSQIPKPGAAAAGAAQLLADLRRGWHGVERLLLAYDGSPLSSDFLDTVMSFLDPAVEVTLLHVAEAETGVEAEVEGRRIVERGAERARELGRRVAFKLAHGEAGPEIVHEAVEGKADAIFMSLRGVYRRGDTSAFASNTRYVLENAPCRVILGFAPKSIPAPAPAAAVGGA, from the coding sequence ATGCCCGTCGGAGACGATTCGGCGCAGCCCGCCTCGAAGCCGAGGCCGAGCGCGAGCCAGGTGCTGGTCGTCACCAGCGTGATGTTCACCTTCATCTCGTACTGGCGCACGGCGGCGATCGTGCTGTGCGACCTGGCGAGCACCGCGTACTACATCGGCGGCATCGTCGAGTCGCAGATCGGCCGGGCGGCCCCCTGGTTCATCCTCGGCGTGATGCTCTTCAGCTACGCCGTGCGGAACGTCTACATCGAGAGCTGCGCCATGTTCGTGCGCGGCGGCGTCTACCGGATCGTCAAGGAGGCGATGGGGCGGCAGGCGGCGGGGCTGGCGGTCTCGGCCCTGCTGTTCGACTTCATCCTGACCGGCCCGATCAGCGGCGTCACGGCCGGCCAGTACATCATCGGCCTCGTCAACGACCTGCTGAACCTGGGGCCGGCCAGCCCGATTATCGCCAACCAGGACCTGCTCTCGTCGCTGATCGCGATCGCGGTGACGGTCTACTTCTGGCGGGTGAACATCAAGGGGATCCACGAGTCGAGCGACCAGGCGCTGAAGATCATGGGGGCGACGACCGTGATGGCCGTGGTCCTGATCGTCTGGTGCCTGGCGACGATGGCGGTCGACGGCTCGAAGCGGCACCTGCCGCCGGTCACGCCCGACTTCTCGCGGAAGGTCGACGCGCAGGGCAAGCCGGTGCTCGACCCGTTCGAGCGGCAGGTGGACCCCCTGGGCTTCCTGGGCCACACGGCGGTCGCCGAGGCGCTGCGGCCCGAGGCGATCACGGGCCACTGGTGGAGCCTCGTCGGCGTCTTCGGCCTGGTCGTCGCCTTCGGCCACTCGGTGCTCGCCATGAGCGGCGAGGAGACGCTGGCGCAGGTCTACCGGGAGGTCGAGAGCCCGAAGCTCAAGAACTTCAAGAAGGCGGCGTTCATCGTCTTCGTCTACAGCCTGCTCTTGACGTCGCTGATCAGCTTCTTCGCCGTGATGATCATCCCCGACGACGTGCGGATGTCGCAGTATTCGGGCAACCTGATCGGCGGCCTGGCGATGCACGTGATCGGGCCCCAGTGGGCCCGGCTGGGGCTCAACGCGCTGGTGGTGGTGGTCGGCTTCCTGATCCTCTCGGGCGCGGTCAACACGGCGATCATCGGCTCCAACGGCATCCTCAACCGGGTCTCCGAGGACGGCGTGCTGCCCGACTGGTTCCTCAAGCCGCACCCCCGGTACGGGACGACCTCGCGGCTGATCAACCTGGTGGGCGTCCTCCAGATCGTCACGATCCTGCTGAGCCGGGGCCACGTCCTGACGCTCGGCGAGGCGTACGCCTTCGGCGTGATCTGGAGCTTCGTCTTCATGTCGCTGTCGATGCTGATCCTGCGGTTCCGGCGGCCGGGCGAGCGCGAATACGAGGTGCCGTTCAACATCCGGATCGGCCGGGTCGACGTCCCGGTCGGCATGACGCTCATCTTCCTGGTGCTGGCGATGGCCTCCATGGCCAACCTGCTGACCAAGGAGGTCGCCACGATCTCCGGGGTGGTCTTCACGGCGGCCTTCTTCGCGGTCTTCCAGGTCAGCGACCACCTCCGCCGCCGCCGCGAAGGCTCGGGGGGCCACGAGCACCTCGAGCAGTTCAACCAGCAGGAGGCCGACAAGGTCTCGGTCGCGAGCCTCGGCCTGACCCGCCCCTACCGCAAGCTGGTGGCGATCCGCTCGCCGCACAACCTGGGCATGCTCCAGAAGTGCCTGGACGAGACCGACCCCGAGACGACCGACGTCGTCGTGATGACGGCCAACGTCCTGCCCAAGGGGAGCGCCGACTTCGAGGCGACGATCACCGACTACGACCGCCAGCTCCTGACGGCCGTCGTGAACCTGGCCGAGTCGGCCGGCAAGTCGGTCAAGCCGCTGATCGTGCCCACCAACGAGCCCCTGTACGCCCTGGCGCAGACGGCGCGGACGATCGGCGCGCAGGAGCTGATCATGGGCATGTCGAACAAGTTCAACCCCGAGGACCAGCTCGACCAGGTCGCGCTGTACTGGCTGAACATCTGCGGGCCCAGGCCCGACCCGCTGTCGATCCGGGTCCTGGGACCGGACCGGGACGTCCGGCTGGACATCGCCGGCGGCAGCCAGATCCCCAAGCCGGGGGCGGCGGCGGCCGGCGCGGCGCAGCTGCTGGCCGACCTGAGGCGGGGCTGGCACGGGGTCGAGCGGCTGCTGCTGGCGTACGACGGCAGCCCGCTCAGCTCCGACTTTTTGGACACGGTCATGAGCTTCCTCGACCCGGCGGTCGAGGTGACGCTGCTGCACGTCGCCGAGGCCGAGACGGGCGTGGAAGCGGAGGTCGAGGGCCGCCGGATCGTCGAGCGCGGCGCCGAGCGGGCTCGCGAGCTGGGCCGCCGGGTGGCGTTCAAGCTGGCCCACGGCGAGGCCGGCCCGGAGATCGTCCACGAGGCCGTCGAGGGGAAGGCCGACGCGATCTTCATGAGCCTGAGGGGCGTCTATCGCCGCGGCGACACCTCGGCGTTCGCCTCCAACACCCGCTACGTCCTGGAGAACGCCCCCTGCCGCGTCATCCTGGGCTTCGCCCCCAAGTCGATCCCGGCCCCCGCCCCCGCCGCGGCCGTCGGGGGGGCCTGA
- a CDS encoding sensor domain-containing protein, which translates to MKGRRDFGRPRDARAGRDLVDEPRAALRLLTRVEVQPAVAATAPAACVCGASPRRVDFPRAILENSRAIVYIKDVEGRYLFVNSRFESISGLRPDDVLGKTDHELWDAATADAFRANDLLATAGGGASEIEELLRVPGSDRPRAFVSVKEPLLDATGRVYAICGISTDITERKRIEESTRLDELRYRSLVDATAAMVWSTPASGEFEYEQPGWSAFTGQTFDELKGWGWLDAVHPEDRAETVRVWSAVIRTRETHLFEHRVRRRDGQYRDTYARAVPILAPDGSFREWMGLHIDVTDRKAAEKLLRESQQRHAVAMAASGTGTYRLDFESGTMEWDDQMRKLLGASRDVPPSIEETLRRIHPDDRQGVREIIEASRTEGLNAPMEFRVVLPDGGLRWLHGHGRPFGKFGVAPSYVVGGCYDITKLKLAEERLSHRANHDVLTGMPNRNLLHAVMESFVSEKSTCPRFAFLLLDLDRFKEINDAFGHDHGDAVLQELNPRLNDAVTRSDLIARLGGDEFGILVGGAGRAEAVATAQAILASLQRPIPVKGQMLEVGASVGIALYPDHGRDVAALLRVADIAMYSAKRARSGWTVYQAELDRGSPRRLNMVGELRQAVEEDQLLLHYQPKVDLRSMRDAGAEALVRWRHPRDGMLPPGAFIPLAEETGLIRPLSRWVLDRALSDGRDLAAAGASPGVAVNLAPDILLEPNLVADVVELLRAYATSPRRLTIEVTEGAIMKSPARAKAVLHALHELGVRISIDDFGTGYSSLAYLKELPVDEVKVDRSFVKDMAVNPRDACIVRSVIDLGHNLGLRVVAEGVEDEAALNLLRTWGCDVAQGFHLSPPLATEGWLRRCRGEADAFEEP; encoded by the coding sequence ATGAAGGGGCGACGCGACTTCGGGCGTCCGAGGGACGCGCGGGCGGGGCGCGATCTCGTCGACGAGCCGAGGGCGGCCCTCCGCCTCCTCACGCGCGTCGAGGTCCAGCCCGCCGTCGCCGCGACGGCCCCGGCGGCCTGCGTTTGCGGCGCCTCGCCGCGGCGGGTGGACTTCCCCCGCGCGATCCTCGAGAACTCCCGGGCGATCGTCTACATCAAGGACGTCGAGGGCCGCTACCTCTTCGTCAACTCCCGGTTCGAGTCGATCTCCGGCCTCCGGCCCGATGACGTCCTGGGGAAGACCGACCACGAGCTCTGGGACGCGGCGACGGCCGACGCCTTCCGCGCCAACGACCTGCTCGCGACGGCGGGCGGGGGGGCGTCGGAGATCGAGGAGCTGCTGCGGGTGCCGGGCTCGGACCGGCCCCGGGCCTTCGTCTCGGTGAAGGAGCCGCTGCTCGACGCGACGGGCCGCGTCTACGCGATCTGCGGGATCTCGACCGACATCACCGAGCGGAAGCGGATCGAGGAGTCGACGCGGCTCGACGAGCTGCGCTATCGATCGCTGGTCGACGCCACGGCGGCGATGGTCTGGAGCACGCCGGCCTCGGGCGAGTTCGAATACGAGCAGCCGGGCTGGAGCGCGTTCACGGGCCAGACGTTCGACGAGCTGAAGGGCTGGGGCTGGCTCGACGCCGTCCACCCCGAGGACCGGGCGGAGACCGTCCGCGTCTGGTCGGCCGTCATCCGCACCCGCGAGACGCACCTGTTCGAGCACCGCGTCCGCCGCCGCGACGGCCAGTATCGCGACACGTACGCCCGGGCGGTGCCGATCCTCGCCCCCGACGGCTCGTTCCGCGAATGGATGGGCCTGCATATCGACGTCACCGACCGCAAGGCCGCCGAGAAGCTCCTGCGCGAGAGCCAGCAGCGCCACGCCGTCGCGATGGCCGCCTCGGGGACCGGGACGTACCGCCTGGATTTCGAGAGCGGGACCATGGAGTGGGACGACCAGATGCGGAAGCTCCTGGGCGCCTCTCGGGACGTGCCCCCCAGCATCGAAGAGACCTTGCGGCGGATCCACCCCGACGACCGGCAGGGCGTCAGGGAGATCATCGAGGCCAGCCGGACCGAGGGCCTCAACGCCCCCATGGAGTTCCGGGTCGTCCTGCCCGACGGCGGCCTGCGCTGGCTCCACGGCCACGGCCGCCCGTTCGGCAAGTTCGGGGTCGCCCCGTCGTACGTGGTCGGCGGCTGCTACGACATCACCAAGCTCAAGCTCGCCGAGGAACGGCTCTCCCACCGCGCCAACCACGACGTGTTGACCGGGATGCCCAACCGCAACCTGCTGCACGCCGTGATGGAGTCGTTCGTCTCGGAGAAGTCGACGTGCCCCCGGTTCGCGTTCCTGCTGCTGGACCTGGACCGGTTCAAGGAGATCAACGACGCCTTCGGCCACGACCACGGCGACGCCGTCCTGCAGGAGCTGAACCCGCGGCTGAACGACGCCGTCACGCGGTCCGACCTGATCGCCCGGCTGGGGGGCGACGAGTTCGGGATCCTGGTGGGGGGGGCGGGCCGGGCCGAGGCGGTGGCGACGGCCCAGGCGATCCTCGCCAGCCTGCAGCGGCCGATCCCGGTCAAGGGCCAGATGCTCGAGGTCGGCGCCAGCGTCGGCATCGCGCTGTACCCCGACCACGGCCGCGACGTGGCGGCGCTCCTGCGGGTCGCCGACATCGCCATGTACTCGGCCAAGCGCGCCCGCTCCGGCTGGACGGTGTACCAGGCGGAGCTGGACCGCGGCAGCCCCCGCCGGCTGAACATGGTCGGCGAGCTGAGGCAGGCCGTCGAGGAGGACCAACTCCTCCTGCATTACCAGCCGAAGGTCGACCTGAGGTCGATGCGCGACGCCGGCGCCGAGGCCCTGGTCCGCTGGCGGCACCCCCGCGACGGCATGCTGCCCCCCGGCGCGTTCATCCCGCTGGCCGAGGAGACCGGCCTGATCCGGCCCCTGAGCCGCTGGGTCCTCGACCGGGCGCTGAGCGACGGCCGCGACCTGGCCGCCGCCGGGGCGAGCCCGGGGGTCGCGGTGAACCTCGCCCCGGACATCCTCCTGGAGCCGAACCTCGTCGCCGACGTCGTCGAGCTGCTGCGGGCGTACGCGACGTCCCCCCGCCGCCTGACGATCGAGGTCACCGAGGGCGCCATCATGAAGAGCCCGGCGCGGGCGAAGGCGGTCCTGCACGCCCTCCACGAGCTGGGCGTGCGGATCTCGATCGACGACTTCGGGACCGGGTACTCGTCGCTGGCCTACCTGAAGGAGCTGCCGGTCGACGAGGTGAAGGTCGACCGGTCGTTCGTCAAGGACATGGCCGTCAACCCGCGGGACGCCTGCATCGTCCGCTCGGTCATCGACCTGGGCCACAACCTGGGGCTCCGCGTCGTCGCCGAGGGGGTCGAGGACGAGGCCGCCCTGAACCTCCTGCGGACCTGGGGGTGCGACGTGGCCCAGGGCTTCCACCTGAGCCCCCCGCTCGCGACCGAGGGCTGGCTGCGACGGTGCCGCGGCGAGGCCGACGCGTTCGAGGAGCCCTGA
- a CDS encoding glucuronate isomerase, translating into MTADSPARRPADPAVRDLFEEMRRWPIFDPHSHIDPRRPAARNLDEVLGYHYYTELAHSSGMPAEAVAPELAPRARSENLARHLAAIDNTVQHSWLIEIARTFHAFPHDRIGPETVGGLYDAALRDGEAAGAAWDEQVWERSNLEAVFLTNEFDDPLEGWDVDRYVPCLRTDDLVLKLHEPRTVERLKAATGVDVGDGAGLREAVVKLFERFVARGARACAISLPPDFEPRRATPRRAVTPVRRAIRGLDLRPDEHAEIRATVFWMLAECCAEFRLPFDLMIGPIRNVYPAGVAGGRDLFDRRVSLYGYRELFNHFAGVTFPVSTLSPDAGAELVAYSWIFPNVLPMGHWWYSNVPAFIAADLAARLQAVPKVKLLGYYSDAYKLEFILPKFDMYRRILAETLAEQGIVGQRWSPDRALEVAKLILVDNPRRVFPHRAR; encoded by the coding sequence ATGACCGCCGACAGCCCCGCCCGCCGACCCGCCGACCCCGCCGTGCGCGACCTGTTCGAGGAGATGCGCCGCTGGCCGATCTTCGACCCGCACTCGCACATCGACCCCCGCCGGCCGGCGGCCCGGAACCTCGACGAGGTCCTAGGATACCATTATTACACCGAGCTGGCCCATTCCTCCGGGATGCCCGCCGAGGCCGTCGCCCCCGAGCTGGCCCCCCGCGCCCGGTCCGAGAACCTGGCCCGCCACCTGGCGGCGATCGACAACACCGTCCAGCATTCCTGGCTGATCGAGATCGCCCGGACCTTCCACGCGTTCCCCCACGACCGCATCGGCCCGGAGACCGTGGGCGGCCTCTACGACGCCGCCCTGCGCGACGGCGAGGCCGCCGGCGCGGCCTGGGACGAGCAGGTCTGGGAGCGAAGCAACCTGGAGGCCGTCTTCCTGACCAACGAGTTCGACGACCCGCTCGAAGGCTGGGACGTCGACCGCTACGTCCCCTGCCTGCGGACCGACGACCTGGTGCTGAAGCTCCACGAGCCCCGGACGGTCGAGCGGCTGAAGGCGGCGACCGGCGTCGACGTCGGCGACGGGGCCGGGCTCCGCGAGGCGGTCGTCAAGCTGTTCGAACGGTTCGTCGCCCGGGGCGCCCGCGCCTGCGCGATCAGCCTGCCGCCCGATTTCGAGCCCCGGCGCGCGACGCCCCGGCGGGCGGTCACGCCGGTCCGGCGGGCGATCCGGGGGCTCGACCTCCGGCCCGACGAGCACGCCGAGATCCGCGCGACGGTCTTCTGGATGCTGGCCGAATGCTGCGCCGAGTTCCGGCTGCCGTTCGACCTCATGATCGGCCCGATCCGCAACGTCTACCCGGCGGGCGTCGCCGGCGGCCGCGACCTGTTCGACCGCCGGGTCAGCCTGTACGGATACCGCGAGTTGTTCAACCACTTCGCCGGGGTGACGTTCCCGGTCTCGACGCTCTCGCCCGACGCCGGCGCCGAGCTGGTCGCCTATTCCTGGATCTTCCCGAACGTCCTGCCGATGGGCCACTGGTGGTACTCGAACGTCCCGGCGTTCATCGCGGCCGACCTGGCGGCGCGGTTGCAGGCGGTGCCCAAGGTGAAGCTCCTGGGCTACTACTCCGACGCCTACAAGCTCGAATTCATCCTGCCCAAGTTCGACATGTACCGGCGGATCCTGGCCGAGACGCTCGCCGAACAGGGGA